In Proteus vulgaris, one DNA window encodes the following:
- the recJ gene encoding single-stranded-DNA-specific exonuclease RecJ, translating to MVTIEPTLRRRIAQATQLPDNLDPLLRQIYANRGITSEVQLERSLKGLLHYQALTGIETALTLLIEALKQQSRIVIVGDFDADGATSTALAIKALRQMGFKQVSYHIPNRFDDGYGLSSQVVHDVAKKGVDLIITVDNGISSFEGVETAHEYGIRVLVTDHHLPGQTLPAADAIINPNLADCDFLSKSLAGVGVTFYLMTALRAELEKLGWFEQHNLARPNMADFLDLVALGTVADVVPLDENNRIFVYEGLRRIRAGRCCVGIKALTEVSRKELSQLVSSDLGFSLGPRLNAAGRLDDMSVGVALLLTDNIGSAREIANELDGLNQTRREIEAGMQEEASSIFRQFMGTQHDLPNGLAIYHPEWHQGVVGILASRIKEKLHRPVIAFAPSGDGLLKGSGRSISGVHLRDALERLNTLNPGLMLKFGGHAMAAGLSLEEDKFPLFQRHFSSLMSELVSDEQLQGVILSDGELTENQLSLPIAEMLREAGPWGQAFPEPLFDGKFMLLQQRIVGSKHLKMMLQPVNSHLMIDAIAFNVDINIWPDNSIKTVELAYRLDVNEFRGQRNAQLLVEHIWPC from the coding sequence ATGGTCACTATTGAACCGACACTACGTCGTCGAATTGCACAGGCAACTCAATTGCCGGATAACTTAGATCCTTTATTACGACAGATTTATGCTAATCGTGGAATAACATCTGAAGTTCAACTAGAACGCTCGTTAAAAGGCTTACTTCATTATCAAGCATTAACTGGAATTGAAACAGCACTTACATTGCTCATTGAGGCTTTAAAACAGCAATCTCGTATCGTGATTGTCGGTGACTTTGATGCCGATGGTGCAACCAGTACAGCACTGGCCATCAAAGCATTACGCCAAATGGGATTTAAACAAGTAAGCTATCACATTCCCAATCGCTTTGATGATGGTTATGGCTTAAGCTCTCAAGTTGTTCATGATGTTGCAAAAAAAGGGGTTGATCTCATTATCACTGTTGATAATGGCATTTCATCTTTTGAAGGTGTGGAGACTGCCCATGAATACGGTATTCGAGTCCTAGTAACAGACCACCATTTGCCGGGGCAAACATTACCAGCTGCTGATGCGATTATTAATCCTAATTTGGCTGATTGTGATTTCTTATCTAAATCATTAGCTGGTGTTGGTGTTACTTTCTATTTAATGACGGCATTACGAGCTGAATTAGAAAAATTAGGTTGGTTTGAGCAACACAATTTAGCACGTCCAAATATGGCTGATTTTCTCGATTTAGTTGCATTAGGAACGGTGGCAGACGTCGTTCCTCTTGATGAAAATAACCGCATTTTTGTTTATGAGGGATTACGTCGTATTCGAGCTGGTCGCTGTTGTGTAGGGATAAAAGCACTTACTGAAGTTTCTCGTAAGGAGCTATCTCAGCTGGTAAGTAGTGACTTAGGCTTTTCTTTAGGGCCACGTTTAAATGCGGCGGGGCGTCTTGATGACATGTCAGTAGGCGTTGCTCTGCTTCTAACGGATAATATTGGCTCTGCGCGTGAAATTGCTAATGAACTTGATGGTTTAAATCAAACGCGTCGTGAAATTGAAGCGGGTATGCAAGAAGAAGCCTCCTCTATTTTCCGCCAATTTATGGGCACTCAACATGACTTGCCGAATGGCTTAGCGATTTATCATCCTGAATGGCATCAAGGTGTTGTGGGTATTTTAGCGTCTCGTATTAAAGAAAAATTACATCGTCCTGTTATTGCTTTTGCACCCAGCGGTGATGGTTTATTAAAAGGTTCTGGCCGTTCAATCAGTGGTGTACATCTTAGGGATGCACTAGAACGATTAAATACTTTAAATCCTGGATTAATGCTTAAATTTGGTGGGCATGCAATGGCGGCAGGACTTTCACTTGAAGAAGATAAATTCCCGCTATTTCAGCGTCATTTTTCGTCTTTAATGTCTGAATTGGTTTCTGACGAGCAGTTGCAAGGTGTTATTTTATCTGATGGTGAACTAACAGAAAATCAATTATCGCTACCTATTGCTGAAATGCTAAGAGAAGCAGGCCCATGGGGGCAAGCTTTCCCTGAGCCATTATTTGACGGCAAATTTATGTTGTTGCAACAGCGTATTGTAGGGAGTAAACATTTAAAAATGATGCTTCAGCCTGTAAATAGTCATCTGATGATTGATGCTATTGCATTTAATGTTGATATCAATATTTGGCCTGATAACAGTATTAAAACAGTTGAATTAGCTTATCGATTAGATGTGAATGAATTTAGAGGGCAAAGAAATGCACAATTACTTGTTGAGCACATTTGGCCTTGTTAA
- the gcvH gene encoding glycine cleavage system protein GcvH: MSQIPSELKYAQSHEWIRSEGNGEYTIGITEHAQELLGDMVFVDLPEVGREVAAGDDCAVAESVKAASDIYSPLSGEIIAVNEELDGSPELVNSAPYGEGWLFRIKANNESELGDLLDAAGYQELVDSEE, translated from the coding sequence ATGAGTCAAATACCTAGTGAATTAAAATACGCGCAGTCTCATGAGTGGATCCGTTCAGAAGGCAATGGTGAATACACTATCGGTATTACTGAACATGCACAGGAATTATTAGGTGACATGGTGTTTGTTGATCTACCTGAAGTGGGTAGAGAAGTAGCAGCCGGTGATGATTGTGCAGTAGCTGAATCAGTAAAAGCCGCATCAGATATCTATTCACCATTATCGGGTGAAATTATCGCAGTAAATGAAGAGTTAGATGGTTCTCCAGAGCTGGTAAACAGCGCACCTTACGGAGAAGGTTGGCTATTTCGCATTAAAGCAAATAATGAAAGCGAATTAGGTGACCTACTTGATGCTGCTGGTTATCAAGAGCTGGTAGATAGCGAAGAATAA
- the prfB gene encoding peptide chain release factor 2 (programmed frameshift), with translation MFEINPVKHQIEEVSERTNVLRGYLDYDAKKERLEEVNAELEQPDVWNEPERAQALGKERSSLEAIVETIDQLDQGLEDVSGLLELAVEADDEETFNEAIAELDVLNKKLEQLEFRRMFSGEYDSADCYLDLQAGSGGTEAQDWASMLMRMYLRWAESRGFKTEIIEESDGDVAGLKSATIKIIGEYAYGWLRTETGVHRLVRKSPFDSGGRRHTSFSSAFIYPEVDDNIDIEINPADLRIDVYRASGAGGQHVNKTESAVRITHVPTGLVTQCQNDRSQHKNKDQAMKQMKAKLYELEMQKKNADKQVMEDNKSDIGWGSQIRSYVLDDSRIKDLRTGVETRNTQAVLDGDLDKFIEASLKAGL, from the exons ATGTTTGAAATCAACCCAGTAAAACACCAAATTGAAGAAGTCTCTGAAAGAACAAATGTTCTCAGGGGGTATCTT GACTATGATGCCAAGAAAGAGCGTTTAGAAGAAGTTAACGCTGAATTAGAACAACCTGATGTGTGGAATGAGCCAGAAAGGGCGCAAGCATTGGGAAAAGAGCGTTCATCTCTTGAGGCTATCGTAGAAACTATTGACCAATTAGACCAAGGACTAGAAGACGTTTCTGGTTTACTTGAACTAGCGGTTGAAGCTGATGATGAAGAGACATTTAACGAAGCCATTGCTGAATTAGATGTGTTAAATAAAAAGCTTGAGCAATTAGAATTCCGTCGCATGTTCTCTGGTGAATATGACAGTGCGGATTGCTACCTTGATTTGCAAGCTGGCTCTGGTGGTACAGAAGCGCAAGATTGGGCAAGTATGCTGATGCGCATGTACTTACGCTGGGCTGAATCAAGAGGCTTTAAAACGGAAATTATTGAAGAATCTGACGGTGATGTTGCAGGATTAAAATCAGCGACTATCAAAATTATTGGTGAGTACGCTTATGGTTGGTTGCGTACAGAAACAGGTGTTCACCGCCTAGTTCGCAAAAGCCCATTTGACTCAGGTGGCCGTCGCCATACCTCATTTAGTTCTGCCTTTATTTACCCAGAAGTTGATGACAATATTGATATTGAAATCAATCCAGCTGATTTACGTATTGATGTTTATCGTGCTTCAGGTGCGGGTGGGCAGCACGTTAACAAAACAGAATCTGCGGTACGTATAACCCACGTTCCTACAGGTCTTGTCACTCAATGCCAAAATGATCGCTCTCAGCATAAGAACAAAGATCAGGCAATGAAGCAGATGAAAGCGAAGTTATACGAGCTAGAAATGCAGAAGAAAAATGCAGACAAGCAAGTAATGGAAGATAATAAATCCGATATTGGCTGGGGTAGTCAAATTCGTTCTTATGTTCTTGATGATTCACGTATTAAAGATTTACGTACTGGTGTGGAAACACGCAATACACAAGCAGTGTTAGACGGTGATCTTGATAAATTTATTGAAGCTAGCTTAAAAGCGGGCCTGTGA
- a CDS encoding HD domain-containing protein: MTQQPNGAFGPFSETINFIMELDKLKRVYRKNNVLDNSRSENTAEHSWHFAVAAMSFQPYAGNIDMGRAIQLALVHDIVEIDAGDVMVYDVAAREAIKEHEQKAARRIFALLPSPQSEYFLNLWLEYDAAETPESQFANILDRAMPMLMNLHNEGQSWVENNIRLEQVLERNLFIEKQWPEFWRYLYPQLLEAQKKGWLK; the protein is encoded by the coding sequence ATGACACAACAACCTAATGGGGCTTTTGGCCCCTTTTCAGAGACTATTAATTTCATTATGGAATTAGATAAACTTAAGCGTGTTTATCGTAAAAATAATGTGTTAGATAATAGCCGTTCTGAAAATACGGCAGAACATAGCTGGCATTTTGCGGTTGCCGCAATGAGTTTCCAACCTTATGCAGGCAATATTGATATGGGACGTGCTATTCAATTAGCTTTAGTCCACGATATCGTTGAGATCGACGCTGGTGACGTTATGGTGTATGACGTTGCTGCCCGTGAAGCAATCAAAGAGCACGAGCAAAAAGCTGCAAGACGTATTTTTGCTTTATTACCATCCCCACAAAGTGAATATTTCCTCAATTTATGGCTGGAATATGATGCAGCTGAAACACCCGAATCTCAGTTTGCTAATATTCTTGATCGCGCCATGCCAATGCTGATGAACTTACATAATGAAGGTCAAAGTTGGGTGGAAAATAATATCCGCTTAGAACAAGTATTAGAGCGCAATCTGTTTATTGAAAAACAGTGGCCAGAGTTTTGGCGATATCTCTACCCTCAATTATTAGAGGCGCAGAAAAAAGGCTGGTTGAAGTAA
- the gcvP gene encoding aminomethyl-transferring glycine dehydrogenase, translated as MTQTLNQLEYRDEFIRRHIGSSPEQIKEMLSAVGVSSLNELTQKIVPDNIQLDTPPNVGAGATEQEALAELKAIASQNKRFTSYIGMGYAPSVLPPVILRNLLENPGWYTAYTPYQPEVSQGRLESLLNFQQVTIDYTGMDLASASLLDEATAAAEAMAMAKRVSKLKNADRFFVADDIHPQTLDVVKTRADTFGFEVVVDKAEKVLELEGVFGVLLQQVGTTGEVHDYSKLLAELKERKIITSVAADLMALVVLTAPGHQGADIVLGSAQRFGVPMGYGGPHAAFFACRDEYKRAMPGRIIGVSRDAAGNRALRMAMQTREQHIRREKANSNICTSQVLLANIAAMYAVYHGPEGLKTIAQRIHRLTDILAAGLQQNGMALRHQTWFDTLTVETADKVAVLQRAKDAEINLRTDIVGAVGVTLSEITTREDVLKLIEIISGKALVGDIDTLDKQVVSSSASIPASMLRKDTVLTHENFHHYHSETEMMRYMHRLENKDLALNQAMIPLGSCTMKLNAAAEMIPITWPEFTELHPFCPAYQAKGYQVMIGQLANWLAALTGYDAMCMQPNSGAQGEYAGLLAIRRYHQSRGENARHICLIPSSAHGTNPASAHMAGMTVVVVGCDDNGNIDIADLKAKAEKHQAELSCVMVTYPSTHGVYEEGIREVCEIIHQYGGQVYLDGANMNAQVGITTPGFIGSDVSHLNLHKTFCIPHGGGGPGMGPIGVKSHLAPFVPGHSVVEMENVTTQGAVSAAQFGSASILPISWMYIRMMGSQGLKQASQVAILNANYIAQCLKNDYDILYAGADGYVAHECIIDIRPLKANYGISEMDVAKRLIDYGFHAPTMSFPVAGTLMIEPTESESKVEIDRFIEALLSIRAEIAQVDKGVWPIDDNPLVNAPHTQYELVQEWPHSYSRECAVFPSEATKQSKYWPAVKRLDDVYGDRHLHCSCAPISDYE; from the coding sequence ATGACACAGACTTTAAATCAGTTAGAGTATCGTGATGAATTTATTCGTCGCCATATTGGTTCATCACCAGAACAGATTAAAGAGATGCTCAGTGCTGTTGGCGTCTCCTCATTAAATGAATTAACCCAAAAAATTGTTCCAGATAATATCCAACTAGATACTCCACCAAATGTGGGAGCAGGAGCAACAGAGCAAGAAGCCTTGGCTGAACTTAAAGCCATCGCCAGCCAAAATAAGCGTTTTACTTCTTATATTGGTATGGGTTATGCGCCTTCTGTATTGCCCCCTGTGATTTTACGTAATTTATTAGAAAATCCAGGCTGGTATACCGCTTATACACCGTATCAGCCAGAAGTGTCTCAAGGCCGCCTTGAATCACTGCTGAATTTTCAACAAGTCACTATTGATTATACGGGAATGGATCTCGCTTCTGCGTCGTTACTCGATGAAGCAACGGCTGCCGCTGAAGCAATGGCGATGGCAAAACGTGTAAGCAAACTAAAAAATGCAGATCGTTTCTTTGTCGCTGATGATATTCATCCCCAAACCCTAGATGTGGTAAAAACACGCGCAGATACCTTTGGTTTTGAGGTTGTTGTTGATAAAGCGGAAAAGGTATTAGAGCTTGAAGGTGTTTTTGGTGTGCTATTACAACAAGTTGGCACAACAGGTGAAGTTCATGATTACAGTAAGTTATTGGCTGAACTGAAAGAACGCAAAATCATTACGAGTGTTGCTGCCGATTTAATGGCGCTGGTGGTATTAACAGCGCCAGGTCATCAAGGTGCTGATATCGTATTAGGTTCAGCACAACGTTTTGGTGTACCAATGGGATACGGTGGCCCTCATGCGGCATTCTTTGCTTGTCGTGATGAATATAAGCGAGCAATGCCTGGTCGTATCATTGGTGTGTCTCGTGATGCAGCAGGTAATCGTGCATTACGTATGGCAATGCAAACACGAGAACAGCATATTCGTCGTGAAAAAGCCAACTCCAATATTTGTACATCTCAAGTTTTACTTGCCAACATTGCTGCTATGTATGCGGTTTATCATGGGCCTGAAGGGTTAAAAACCATCGCTCAACGTATTCATCGTTTGACTGATATTTTGGCCGCGGGTTTACAACAAAATGGCATGGCCTTACGCCATCAAACTTGGTTTGATACCTTAACGGTTGAAACAGCAGATAAAGTCGCTGTATTACAACGTGCAAAAGACGCTGAAATTAACTTGCGCACGGATATTGTGGGTGCCGTTGGTGTCACATTAAGTGAAATTACAACTCGTGAAGATGTATTAAAGCTTATTGAGATCATTAGTGGTAAAGCATTAGTGGGTGATATTGATACACTTGATAAACAAGTCGTTTCATCTTCAGCATCTATTCCCGCGTCTATGCTACGTAAAGACACTGTGTTAACACATGAAAATTTTCATCATTATCACAGTGAAACTGAAATGATGCGTTATATGCATCGTTTAGAAAATAAAGACTTAGCTTTAAATCAAGCAATGATCCCATTAGGTTCATGCACGATGAAACTAAATGCAGCTGCTGAAATGATCCCAATTACATGGCCTGAATTTACAGAGCTACACCCATTCTGCCCAGCCTATCAAGCGAAAGGCTATCAGGTGATGATAGGACAATTGGCTAATTGGCTTGCTGCATTAACCGGTTATGATGCAATGTGTATGCAACCAAACTCTGGGGCTCAAGGAGAATATGCCGGTCTATTAGCAATCCGCCGTTATCACCAAAGCCGTGGTGAAAATGCACGTCATATCTGTTTAATTCCAAGCTCTGCACATGGTACTAACCCTGCGTCTGCACATATGGCAGGCATGACTGTGGTGGTTGTTGGTTGTGATGACAATGGCAACATTGATATTGCAGACTTAAAAGCCAAAGCAGAAAAACATCAAGCTGAACTCTCTTGCGTAATGGTGACATATCCATCAACACATGGTGTTTACGAAGAAGGTATTCGTGAAGTTTGCGAAATCATTCATCAATATGGCGGACAAGTTTATCTTGATGGTGCCAATATGAATGCGCAAGTAGGGATAACCACACCAGGCTTTATTGGCTCTGATGTTTCTCACTTAAACTTGCATAAAACCTTCTGTATTCCTCATGGTGGCGGCGGTCCTGGTATGGGGCCTATTGGTGTGAAATCACACTTAGCGCCGTTTGTACCAGGACATTCTGTTGTTGAAATGGAAAATGTCACCACACAAGGTGCAGTTTCTGCTGCTCAGTTCGGTAGTGCTTCAATATTACCAATTAGCTGGATGTATATTCGTATGATGGGGTCGCAAGGGCTTAAACAAGCAAGCCAAGTGGCAATCTTAAATGCGAACTATATTGCACAATGTTTGAAAAATGACTATGACATTCTTTATGCTGGCGCTGATGGTTATGTCGCGCATGAATGTATTATCGATATTCGCCCATTAAAAGCGAATTATGGTATCAGTGAAATGGATGTGGCTAAGCGTTTAATTGATTATGGATTCCACGCTCCAACCATGTCCTTTCCTGTTGCGGGTACATTGATGATTGAGCCGACAGAATCAGAAAGTAAAGTGGAAATTGACCGCTTTATTGAAGCTCTGCTTTCTATCCGAGCTGAAATTGCACAGGTAGATAAAGGCGTATGGCCAATTGATGACAATCCATTAGTTAATGCACCTCATACACAATATGAATTAGTGCAAGAGTGGCCACACAGTTATAGCCGAGAATGCGCTGTGTTCCCAAGTGAAGCAACGAAACAAAGCAAATATTGGCCAGCGGTTAAACGTCTTGATGATGTATATGGCGATCGTCATTTACATTGTTCATGTGCGCCAATTAGTGATTACGAATAA
- the sdhE gene encoding FAD assembly factor SdhE, whose amino-acid sequence MDIENKARINWACRRGMRELDISIMPFFENEYDTLSDNDKALFVRLLECADPDLFNWLMNHGRPDDESLYYMVKLIQERNRARMAEIVDKY is encoded by the coding sequence ATCGATATAGAGAATAAAGCACGAATTAACTGGGCATGTCGCCGTGGAATGCGCGAGCTAGATATTTCTATCATGCCTTTTTTCGAAAATGAGTACGATACGTTATCTGATAACGATAAAGCGCTTTTTGTTCGTTTACTCGAATGTGCAGATCCTGATTTATTTAACTGGTTAATGAATCATGGTCGTCCTGACGATGAATCGCTCTATTATATGGTGAAGTTAATCCAAGAGCGTAATCGGGCGAGAATGGCAGAGATCGTTGATAAATATTAA
- a CDS encoding protein YgfX, with translation MILWKSHLTVSWFTQLFSTAIYVAFEIGLLLYPWPPDFIYIWVPLLLFLIGGWYFTQKNISRIKGDFALLNGNRVQWKLHEWQITKRPWISRFGTRITLTSILNKKQITLWVAFDSMTENEWRNFSQLLMQYPDI, from the coding sequence GTGATCTTATGGAAATCGCACCTTACAGTGTCATGGTTTACACAACTCTTTTCAACAGCAATCTATGTTGCTTTTGAAATAGGCTTATTGCTATATCCATGGCCTCCCGATTTTATTTATATTTGGGTGCCTTTGTTACTATTTTTGATTGGAGGCTGGTATTTTACGCAAAAAAATATTAGTCGAATCAAAGGTGATTTTGCTTTACTGAATGGTAATCGAGTGCAATGGAAACTTCATGAGTGGCAAATTACAAAGCGTCCCTGGATTAGTCGATTTGGTACTCGAATAACGCTGACCTCTATTTTGAATAAAAAACAAATCACGTTATGGGTCGCTTTTGATAGTATGACTGAAAATGAATGGCGTAATTTTTCTCAATTGTTAATGCAATACCCAGATATTTAA
- the fldB gene encoding flavodoxin FldB: MKIGLFYGSSTCYTEMAAEKIRDILGEEFVDLHNVQECDITLMEQYDILILGIPTWDFGEIQEDWLNIWETLPTLNLKNKLIAMYGMGDQVDYSEWFLDALGMLYHHLLPSGVKFIGFWPVDGYEFVSPKPLSDDGKHFVGLALDDVNQFEETDERLSQWCMQILREIEEKL, translated from the coding sequence ATGAAAATTGGTCTATTTTACGGTTCTAGCACCTGTTACACCGAAATGGCGGCAGAAAAAATTCGTGATATTCTCGGTGAAGAGTTCGTTGATCTTCATAATGTTCAAGAGTGTGATATCACGCTTATGGAGCAATATGACATTCTTATTTTAGGTATTCCCACTTGGGATTTTGGCGAAATCCAAGAAGATTGGCTCAACATTTGGGAAACATTGCCAACATTAAATTTAAAAAACAAACTTATTGCGATGTATGGAATGGGTGACCAAGTCGATTACAGCGAATGGTTTCTTGATGCACTAGGTATGCTTTACCATCATTTATTGCCAAGTGGCGTTAAATTTATTGGGTTCTGGCCTGTTGATGGATATGAGTTTGTCAGTCCAAAACCATTATCAGATGATGGTAAGCATTTTGTTGGTCTTGCATTAGATGACGTTAATCAATTTGAAGAAACCGATGAACGTTTATCACAATGGTGTATGCAAATTTTACGTGAAATAGAAGAAAAATTATAA
- the xerD gene encoding site-specific tyrosine recombinase XerD, with protein MPQTKLSIKKTTQTHEDTDIIIEQFLDNIWLEQGLSANTLSSYRLDLQALGQWLIHHQSDWLSVTTLDLQSFLATRLDEGYKASSAARLLSTMRRLFQYLYREKLRLDDPSALLSTPKLPKRLPKDLSERQVDDLLNAPCIDEPLELRDKAMLEVLYACGLRVSELVGLSLSDISLRQGVLRVIGKGDKERLVPLGEEAIYWLEQYLQYGRPTLMQGKTDDIVFPSLRGQKMTRQTFWHRIKHYAVIAGIDTEKLSPHVLRHAFATHLLNHGADLRVVQMLLGHSDLSTTQIYTHVATERLKVLHQQHHPRG; from the coding sequence GTGCCACAAACCAAATTATCGATAAAAAAAACAACGCAGACTCATGAAGATACAGATATTATCATTGAGCAATTTCTCGACAATATTTGGTTAGAACAAGGATTATCAGCCAATACACTCAGTTCTTATCGCTTAGATTTACAAGCATTAGGTCAATGGCTTATACATCATCAATCGGATTGGTTATCTGTGACCACCTTGGATTTACAATCTTTTCTCGCGACGCGTCTTGATGAAGGCTATAAAGCCAGCAGTGCTGCTCGTTTGCTCAGTACAATGCGTCGATTATTTCAATACCTTTATCGTGAAAAATTACGCTTAGATGATCCTAGTGCATTACTCTCAACCCCAAAATTGCCAAAACGTTTACCTAAAGATTTAAGTGAACGGCAAGTGGATGATTTACTTAATGCGCCTTGTATTGATGAGCCATTAGAATTACGAGATAAAGCAATGCTTGAAGTGCTTTATGCCTGTGGACTTCGAGTTTCTGAATTAGTGGGATTATCTCTTTCTGATATCAGCTTACGGCAAGGTGTATTAAGAGTGATCGGTAAGGGTGATAAAGAACGATTAGTCCCTTTAGGGGAAGAGGCTATTTACTGGTTAGAACAATATCTGCAATATGGAAGACCCACTTTAATGCAAGGAAAAACAGATGATATCGTTTTTCCTAGCCTAAGAGGGCAAAAAATGACACGACAAACTTTTTGGCATCGGATAAAACATTATGCTGTGATTGCTGGAATTGATACTGAAAAGTTATCACCCCATGTGTTGCGCCATGCATTTGCAACACATCTTTTAAATCATGGAGCAGACTTGCGTGTTGTACAGATGTTATTGGGGCACAGTGACCTCTCTACAACACAGATTTATACCCATGTTGCAACAGAGCGCTTGAAAGTGCTTCATCAGCAACATCATCCAAGGGGATAG
- the dsbC gene encoding bifunctional protein-disulfide isomerase/oxidoreductase DsbC produces the protein MKKKLLWLPILLSMVSMPVLADNASIEAQLAKMQIKAESIQPTPIVGLNAVLSDKGIFYITDDGKYLTAGPIYNISSGEPVSIANQVIMKKVDSLKNEMIVYKARNERHVITIFTDISCPYCQKLHQEVPELNKQGITVRYLAFPRNGVGNNIVSKEMNAVWCSGFPNKSLDSAFKGDKIIPIDECKKININEHFKLGTMMGIQGTPAIVLPNASIYGGYISAQNLIELLDKKEK, from the coding sequence ATGAAAAAGAAATTACTCTGGTTGCCAATACTATTAAGTATGGTGTCAATGCCTGTGCTTGCTGACAATGCTTCTATTGAAGCACAACTGGCTAAAATGCAAATTAAAGCAGAAAGCATTCAACCAACCCCGATTGTTGGATTAAATGCAGTGTTATCAGATAAAGGTATTTTTTATATAACTGACGATGGTAAATACCTAACAGCAGGCCCTATTTATAATATCAGCAGTGGTGAACCTGTTAGTATTGCCAATCAAGTTATTATGAAAAAAGTAGATTCACTTAAAAATGAAATGATCGTTTATAAAGCGCGTAATGAACGCCATGTGATCACCATTTTTACTGATATTAGTTGTCCTTACTGTCAAAAACTTCACCAAGAAGTACCTGAGTTAAATAAACAAGGGATAACAGTACGTTATTTAGCATTTCCTCGTAATGGTGTTGGCAATAATATAGTGAGTAAAGAAATGAATGCTGTGTGGTGTAGCGGCTTCCCTAATAAATCATTAGACAGTGCATTTAAAGGTGACAAAATTATTCCCATTGATGAATGTAAAAAAATTAATATTAATGAACATTTTAAATTAGGTACCATGATGGGAATTCAAGGTACACCTGCTATTGTGTTACCTAATGCGAGTATTTATGGCGGGTATATTTCTGCTCAAAACCTTATTGAATTATTAGATAAAAAAGAGAAGTAA
- the ygfZ gene encoding tRNA-modifying protein YgfZ: protein MTQNSTQAKRPHAAINLPLTLISLDEWSLITATGADSEKYLQGQLTTDITALPATTHTLSAHCEAKGKMWSTLRFFHMQDGFAYILRKNVAQKQLTELKKYAVFSKITLTENTQAVLLGLAGQGAAQALADYFPNIPRKANEVVNHDNTYILQLPLPTERFLIVTDEETAKNLATTLKAQTSDSAQWLALDIEAGYPIIDTPNIEQFLPQATNLQALPLSICFKKGCYTGQEMVSRAKFRGANKRAMYLLSGGSTELPEIGGSIEWQLGEDKWRKTGTVLSAVRMADNTILAEVIMNNDMEADSVFRVQGDNISRLSIKPLPYSLEEE from the coding sequence ATGACTCAAAATTCGACTCAGGCTAAACGCCCTCATGCGGCAATCAATTTACCGTTAACACTGATTTCTTTAGATGAATGGTCACTGATAACAGCAACCGGTGCTGACAGTGAAAAATATCTACAAGGCCAATTAACAACCGATATTACAGCACTTCCTGCAACCACGCATACACTATCAGCACACTGTGAAGCAAAAGGAAAAATGTGGAGCACATTACGCTTTTTCCATATGCAAGACGGTTTTGCTTATATTTTGCGTAAGAATGTCGCACAAAAACAACTGACTGAATTAAAGAAATACGCAGTATTTTCAAAAATAACCTTAACCGAAAATACACAAGCCGTATTATTAGGATTAGCAGGGCAAGGCGCAGCTCAAGCTTTAGCTGACTATTTTCCTAATATTCCTCGCAAAGCGAATGAAGTCGTTAATCACGATAATACTTATATTCTTCAATTGCCTTTACCTACTGAGCGCTTCTTAATTGTCACTGACGAAGAAACAGCAAAAAATCTAGCCACGACATTAAAAGCTCAAACAAGTGATAGTGCACAATGGTTAGCTTTAGATATTGAAGCTGGATACCCTATTATTGATACCCCAAATATCGAACAGTTCTTACCTCAAGCAACAAACCTACAAGCATTACCCCTGAGCATCTGCTTTAAAAAAGGCTGTTATACTGGTCAAGAAATGGTCTCTCGTGCAAAGTTCAGAGGTGCCAATAAACGTGCTATGTATCTATTATCTGGTGGTAGTACTGAGTTACCAGAAATTGGCGGTAGTATTGAGTGGCAATTAGGTGAAGATAAATGGCGTAAAACGGGCACTGTATTAAGTGCTGTGCGTATGGCTGACAATACTATTCTTGCAGAAGTTATTATGAATAACGACATGGAAGCTGACAGCGTATTTCGTGTCCAAGGCGATAACATCAGTCGCTTATCCATTAAACCTCTTCCTTATTCTTTAGAAGAAGAGTAA